A window from Streptomyces sp. NBC_00335 encodes these proteins:
- the pstB gene encoding phosphate ABC transporter ATP-binding protein PstB: MAKRIDVSGLSAFYGSHKAIDDISMTVEPRSVTAFIGPSGCGKSTFLRTLNRMHEVTPGGRVEGKVLLDDENLYGPGVDPVAVRRTVGMVFQRPNPFPTMSIFDNVAAGLRLNGSFRKSELSDIVEKSLQGANLWNEVKDRLNKPGSGLSGGQQQRLCIARAIAVEPQVLLMDEPCSALDPISTLAIEDLIGELKERFTIVIVTHNMQQAARVSDRTAFFNLSAVGQPGKLIELDDTDRIFSNPSVQATEDYISGRFG; the protein is encoded by the coding sequence ATGGCAAAGCGAATCGACGTCAGCGGACTGTCCGCCTTCTACGGCAGCCACAAGGCCATCGACGACATCTCGATGACCGTGGAGCCCCGCTCCGTGACGGCCTTCATCGGCCCCTCCGGCTGCGGCAAGTCCACCTTCCTGCGCACCCTGAACCGCATGCACGAGGTCACCCCCGGTGGCCGCGTCGAGGGCAAGGTGCTGCTGGACGACGAGAACCTGTACGGCCCCGGCGTGGACCCGGTCGCGGTCCGCCGCACGGTCGGCATGGTCTTCCAGCGCCCGAACCCCTTCCCCACCATGTCGATCTTCGACAACGTGGCGGCGGGCCTGCGTCTGAACGGCTCCTTCAGGAAGTCCGAGCTCTCGGACATCGTCGAGAAGTCCCTCCAGGGCGCCAACCTCTGGAACGAGGTCAAGGACCGCCTGAACAAGCCCGGCTCCGGCCTCTCCGGCGGCCAGCAGCAGCGCCTGTGCATCGCCCGCGCCATCGCGGTCGAGCCCCAGGTCCTGCTGATGGACGAGCCCTGCTCGGCCCTCGACCCGATCTCCACCCTCGCCATCGAGGACCTGATCGGCGAGCTCAAGGAGCGCTTCACGATCGTCATCGTGACGCACAACATGCAGCAGGCGGCGCGCGTCTCCGACCGCACGGCCTTCTTCAACCTCTCCGCGGTCGGCCAGCCCGGCAAGCTGATCGAGCTCGACGACACGGACCGGATCTTCTCGAACCCGTCCGTGCAGGCGACCGAGGACTACATCTCGGGCCGCTTCGGCTAA
- the pstA gene encoding phosphate ABC transporter permease PstA, with the protein MSHALQDPRPSRAARSVAPGSLTQGHLPRWAPAGIAVLSVALGSGLGALFGLHSKIQWGLLAAALFVVITYTASSIVENRRQAKDRVATSVVWVCFVLALVPLLSLLWTTISRGAKVLDGDFLGHSMNGVTSFEPGGGVYHALLGTIEQVALATAISAPIGLLTAVYLVEYGKGSLAKAVTFFVDVMTGIPSIVAGLFVLTTWTLMLGFGPSGFAGALALSILMMPVVVRSTEEMLKLVPNELREAALALGVPKWRVILKVVLPTAIGGIATGVMLAVARIAGETAPIMLLVFGTQLINNNPFEGAQSSLPLYIWEQYKVGSEASYDRAWGAALVLIAFVMILNLVARGIARWKAPKTGR; encoded by the coding sequence ATGAGCCACGCACTCCAGGACCCGCGCCCCTCCCGGGCCGCCCGGTCCGTCGCCCCCGGCAGCCTGACGCAGGGCCACCTGCCCCGCTGGGCCCCGGCCGGCATCGCCGTCCTCTCGGTCGCCCTCGGCTCCGGCCTCGGCGCCCTCTTCGGGCTCCACAGCAAGATCCAGTGGGGTCTGCTCGCGGCCGCCCTGTTCGTGGTCATCACGTACACGGCCAGCTCGATCGTCGAGAACCGCCGCCAGGCCAAGGACCGGGTCGCGACCTCCGTCGTCTGGGTCTGCTTCGTCCTCGCCCTCGTCCCGCTGCTCTCGCTGCTGTGGACGACCATCAGCCGCGGCGCGAAGGTCCTCGACGGAGACTTCCTCGGCCACTCGATGAACGGCGTGACCAGCTTCGAGCCCGGCGGCGGCGTCTACCACGCCCTGCTCGGCACCATCGAGCAGGTCGCCCTGGCCACCGCGATCTCGGCCCCCATCGGCCTGCTGACCGCCGTCTACCTGGTCGAGTACGGCAAGGGCTCGCTCGCCAAGGCCGTCACCTTCTTCGTCGACGTCATGACCGGCATCCCCTCCATCGTCGCGGGTCTGTTCGTCCTGACGACGTGGACCCTGATGCTCGGCTTCGGCCCCTCCGGCTTCGCCGGCGCGCTGGCCCTGTCGATCCTGATGATGCCCGTCGTGGTCCGCTCCACCGAGGAAATGCTCAAGCTCGTCCCCAACGAGCTGCGCGAGGCCGCCCTGGCCCTCGGCGTGCCGAAGTGGCGCGTGATCCTCAAGGTCGTGCTCCCCACCGCCATCGGCGGCATCGCCACCGGCGTGATGCTGGCCGTCGCCCGCATCGCGGGTGAGACCGCGCCGATCATGCTGCTGGTCTTCGGCACCCAGCTGATCAACAACAACCCCTTCGAAGGCGCCCAGTCCTCGCTCCCCCTGTACATCTGGGAGCAGTACAAGGTCGGTAGTGAAGCCTCCTACGACCGGGCATGGGGCGCAGCGCTCGTCCTGATCGCCTTCGTCATGATCCTCAATCTGGTGGCTCGCGGCATCGCCCGCTGGAAGGCCCCCAAGACCGGTCGCTGA
- the pstC gene encoding phosphate ABC transporter permease subunit PstC: MASTTPTQIDTAPPVSKSRRSTGRAGDKIFAGLSKGSGILLLVIMASIAVFLTYRASIALADNEGNFLTTFDWNASAKPPVFGIAVLLFGTVVSSIIAMAIAVPIAVGIALFISHYAPRKLAAPLAYVIDLLAAVPSIIYGIWGALFLVPQLAGLNLWLDQYMGWTYVFDKTQVGVARSLFTVGILLAIMILPIVTSVSREVFLQVPRMNEEAALALGATRWEVIRMSVLPFGRSGVISASMLGLGRALGETMAVATVLSPSFLISGHILDPGGGTFAQNIAAKFDEANEFGRDALIASGLVLFLLTLLVNGAARLIIARRKDFSGANA; this comes from the coding sequence ATGGCTTCCACCACACCCACCCAGATAGACACGGCTCCGCCCGTCTCCAAGAGCCGAAGGTCCACCGGCCGCGCCGGTGACAAGATCTTCGCGGGCCTCTCCAAGGGCTCCGGCATCCTGCTCCTGGTGATCATGGCGTCGATCGCCGTCTTCCTCACCTACCGCGCCTCCATCGCGCTGGCCGACAACGAGGGCAACTTCCTCACCACGTTCGACTGGAACGCGTCGGCCAAGCCCCCCGTCTTCGGCATCGCCGTCCTGCTCTTCGGCACCGTCGTCAGCTCGATCATCGCGATGGCCATCGCGGTTCCGATCGCCGTCGGCATCGCCCTCTTCATCTCGCACTACGCGCCGCGCAAGCTGGCCGCCCCCCTCGCCTACGTGATCGACCTGCTGGCCGCCGTGCCGTCGATCATCTACGGCATCTGGGGAGCCCTCTTCCTCGTCCCGCAGCTCGCCGGGCTGAACCTCTGGCTCGACCAGTACATGGGCTGGACCTACGTCTTCGACAAGACCCAGGTCGGCGTCGCGCGCTCGCTCTTCACCGTCGGCATCCTGCTCGCGATCATGATCCTGCCGATCGTGACCAGCGTCAGCCGCGAGGTCTTCCTGCAGGTCCCGCGCATGAACGAGGAGGCCGCACTGGCCCTCGGCGCGACCCGCTGGGAAGTCATCCGCATGTCGGTACTGCCCTTCGGCCGCTCCGGAGTCATCTCCGCCTCGATGCTCGGCCTCGGCCGCGCGCTCGGCGAGACGATGGCCGTCGCGACCGTCCTCTCCCCGAGCTTCCTGATCTCCGGCCACATCCTGGACCCGGGCGGCGGCACGTTCGCGCAGAACATCGCCGCGAAGTTCGACGAGGCCAACGAGTTCGGCCGCGACGCCCTGATCGCCTCCGGTCTCGTGCTCTTCCTGCTCACCCTGCTGGTCAACGGCGCAGCCCGGCTGATCATCGCCCGTCGCAAGGACTTCTCGGGGGCGAACGCCTGA